Genomic DNA from Setaria italica strain Yugu1 chromosome V, Setaria_italica_v2.0, whole genome shotgun sequence:
AtaattagcatgtatgacccaacattttaCCTTAAGGTTCCAAACTTGGGTTACCTACTAagtgtttgaacaagtggcaaagatgtccttaagacaaggtatgattatgcacaagaatgggtttcaatcaactcctagacttaatgcattaaaatagaaattaaccaataattggacacatgaaataataattccaaagtagataggtataaatgcaccggggcttaccttgatctataaaaatgttagcactgtCCGACGGATTGGCTTCGCAGGGAATCAATTCAATgatctcctcaaactccgaagatccttctgataattccaagaattcctcttcaggtgcttcggtgtctacgatATAGCATATGtatgggttagtgatgcaactttttgaatacaagactatacaacttttcttcatgataaagttgcaagccaacaagtgactacacaatttatcatgataaagttgcaagccaacacacaaaaacccgaaaagattaacccatcacttttattttctttactaatcctaccttaggctttttcttttatttttagaaaatatttataatattttctagtctcaaaacctaactcctatgggttaataataatttgtgaatatgaaaacattatcccatattttatgcatttaataaaggttaagtatttatttaaataccttaatgaaaaggcattaaacaaatacctaaattttattatttttcctaaggtataagaattttaatgcataaaggaaaataaaacaatcctaacaaaattggtttcactaattttggacactcctagaaatttctgtgatttaaaaggTGATACACGAATTTAAGCTATTATTCTAACaaagaaaatctaaattttatcccaaaacccccggcccaacttttctcactcgccccctctctaccctctctcactcgcGCTGGACCCGCGACTCGGGTCCACCCTCTCTTCTTCCTATTTACCCGCCGGCCACGGGGTCCACTGGGCCGATTCCTTTTTCCTCTCCTCCTTTTATTCTTTcgccggcccaacggcccaacttcctttttctttctttttcgcAGTACCCGGCTTGCCACACCGGCCCATCGGCCTCTTCCTTTACCGGCACCTGGGCCTGCTGGACTCCGGCCCACCGGCCTTAACCCCTCCTTCTGGccggcccttcttcttctgacgcgcgggccccccGACAccagcaccttcttcctcctcgcgccaaAACCGAGCGCGGCAGGGGGTGGCGCGGCTCGCTGGCCGGTGCCCCACCGGCAATGGGGCTGGGCTGGGGAGGCATCCCCAAGCCACAACgcacccgtgggcggcggcggttccccgggagatggccggagctacTCTCTCCACGGCGGTGGGCGGCCTGACCAACGGCCGACCGTGGCCACGCACGGCAACAGCACAACTCGGTCCCCCAACTACTCCTATAGCTTCCTAGTACCCCAAAAGCTTACCTACGGCTTATCACAAGGAAGGAGAGTGGTGGCAAGGTGAAGCTCACTGTGAGCAGGaggtctggcggcggcgggcggaaacGACGACAGCTAGGAGCTCGCCGACAGAAAAGCGGGACAACAAGTAGGCACGGCTATTGGTAAGGTGtgagtggaggtgtggacgAAAGGAATCGACGGGGGAGGTGTCGTGGCGGGGAAATTTGATCGGCGGCAGCAGCTTGACAGAGAGtcacgggcggcggtaaaaaggcaGCACGgtaagaagcggcggcgggagtggTAGTTATATGAAAGATTCACCacgcgcatggacgacaccgtggcctagtcgtaggcttgcgtggtgaagaGGTGGACCTAGATGTTGAGCTGGACGCTGGGCGAAGGCGCCGGCAGTGACACGTCCCTGTTCTGCTGACTGTcgttccctttttcttttctgtcaCCCGAAAATTCAGACTTCTCCCACGGTCGATTTTCAATCGGACGGTCCACAAGTTGCTTAAGCAAAGTTGAAGATAAACTTGAGCTCTTTGATTTATATTTAAACTTCctcccgagataaacatcctaagGTTGCCAATTTTGAATTCCTTTCTCGGGCAAACTGAAATGCCCTGAATTTTTGATTCAGTTCGATTGTCACAGTGCATGGCCGTTACCCTTCTTTTGATTCATTTTCAGTGGCCCAAACTCATTCCTCTTAGTCCAACTACTAaccattcatgctctacaactaacagagatcccattttgctcataaacaccTATTCCTCTTGCACTACATTTCTCTAATTCTTGCTCCCAACATAGGCACttgctgctgtttcagacttagagaGAAAGGCAGTTTCAGTACTTAGGCCGAAATTGGCaaggtgctgactttgagcctcaatttgaatttgatcccTTTACTATTCTTGACCAACAACACCCTATTATACTTAGCCAAAGATCATACTTCATTGCTGTGTAGTTGTTTTtgtccacttatttggaaaatttggtagaaattaattTCCAAGTTGGATACTTGCGCTGTTTTTCGGAAGTTGCTATTTTCGGATAGTGAATAGTACTTCcctgattttattttttaattgcATTTCTTGAGAGGTTTAGAACTAGGATTAGTCTTCAATCTTAATCCCTGAAGTTTTAAACACTCTCAAGccttcatttcatatttttgccaaatttttccgaatttagattcaacattcaaattttggtcaaatttgacttgaatttgacttctAGTCaatctcttctctttttctccacAATGCATCTTTAACCTTTCTTGGATTATCgaaacaccaggtgttacagtAGGGGTGggtgcgaggaggaggaggaggcaggagACGGGTAGCAAGCCGCGGTAGGGACGGTGGCAGAGTAGGAGGAGGAAAGGGTGGGTGCGTGGAgtaggaggaaggggaggagtccGAGCGTCGACCCGCGAGGAGGAGATCGGGACGTTaacccgcggcggcggcctctgcCGGGATGGTGGGGCAGAGGAGGTAGGGGCAAGGCagagggggagaggggaggcgacgaggtATTGAACGAGGGGAGGAGAGACAGATATGATAGGAGGTGGGAATGTGATAAGGTGGCCTGTTGAGATAATTGGGCTGCTTTGACGGGCCTTTTTTTTCAACTCAAGGCCCATTAGACCTCTATTTTTTTAAGGTATATGATGTATATGGCAACGCCTAAAAAGATACCTTGAAACACCTAGTCTCGCCTAGGCTCTAGGCGGCCGCCTAGAGAGCGTCTAGCACCTTTTGCAACCTTGGTGGCAATTACAAAATGAAGTGACTACCTTTAGAAGTCTAACCACGCATTTGCATTATATATGACTTTGAGGGATGGAGATGCACAGTGGTAGTAGGCACTGCCCACAATCCTAGCCATCCGTTTTCTCAATAAATGATCCAGATTTCGCGATACACTAATAAAAATGTGGTACTTACTGTACGGTGCTCCAAAGGCCGATCTCAAAATGGCGTGCTAGAGAATCCAACACATTAATCGTTTCGAAGTCTGTCTATCCATAAAGCCTGGGATAGAGGCAACCAAACTGCTGAGGCAGAGCCAGGCATATATGGATTGTGCTGAGTCGGAGCAAGAGGAGATATGAACAAGGTGGGAACAACAAGTAGTTGCCGATTTTTCTTGCCAATCTGTCTTGGTCACAGCATATTACAGAAGTAGCTGCGGATTTTTCTTGCTAATAATTAAACCAGTTTGTCACATATTGCAAAAAGTAGCATAGGAGATTATAGAGGCGGGACGCCGTGGAGCGAGGACACCAAACCGGCAGTGGCGGCATGAGGGCACACAAATAAAGTTTTCAAGAATTTAGGAGTTGTTTGGCTTGGGAAATAAGAAGGTCCATCGTTTCTTTCATTCTAAATCATACTGCGTTCCAAATTGTTATAAGTTTATTGAAAAATATTAGCATCTTTAATATTGAATAAATGCACTATCAAGAGTACATTTCATTATATAACTAATAAAACTAGTTTGATATTGTTGATATTTAAATATTTTCTATAAAAATTTGTAATTTGAAACATAGAGGGTCGTATAAACTTATGGTAGACCATGGTAGACCACCTTGTCTCAAATGAGATGATTTCTCAAACGAAAACactcttaggggtgtttggttgtagttgcttatttttagcacctgtcacatcgaatgtttagatactaattaggagtattaaacgtaggttatttataaaacccattacacagatggaggctaaatggcgagatgaatctattaagcctaattagttcatgatttgacaatgtgctgctacagtaaacatttgctaatgatggattaattaggcttaatagattcgtctcgccgtttagcctccatctgtgcaattagttttataattaactcatatttagtcctcctaattagtctccaaatatttgatgtgacatggactaaactttagctcaggaACCGAacgttaaactttagctcaggAACCAAACGTACCCTTACCGTAAGAAATGCAATGGTACAATGTATTTTTGTGAAATTGTGTTTTCACGGCACCAGTTAAAAGGCACGTACTGTATGATTTTGGCTAGCGAATCACGTCCTCGAACCGTTCTATCCATGTCCGTTGTCAGCACACTTTCCATCCCAGGACTGGCGAGTGGCGACCACTGGTCCGTTTCAGTTCTGTGGTCTCACTCCACGCTACGGATAAAATCTTCCTGCCCTCGCGTGCCGCGTCGTGTTTGCTTGCGCCTTCCTTCTCACGCGGCTCGAGGCGCGCGGTCCAAGGGATCAAGAATGAGCACGAGGCTAGGAGGAGCGCCCTGCGGCTGCTTCGGCTTCACCCGGCTGCCGCTCCCCGCCGCTAGGCTCCGGttgccgcctgctcgcgccgcGGACACCTCCGCCTCCCAGTCGCCGGCGCGGCTGAGAGGGGTGCTGGAGCAGGTGGACGAGGCGCTAAGCAAGGGGAACGACGAGGCCGCGCTCTTCCTCGTGCACGGCTCGCAGGGGGAGGACGGCGGGCTCCGGGGCTTTGGCGCCGCGAGGCAGGTTTGTGTTGTTTATACTGTGTCCCCTTGGCCTGGGCTCTTGATCTTAACGACGCCTTCTTCAATCTTGCTTTGCATAGTGCCTATTCTTGCGATTAGTTGCAATCATGCTTTGGCTTCGCTTGTGTGTGAATTTGAGCATTTCCACGCGATTAAGCTTATTTCTTGAATCTTGAGGTTGAGGAAGAACGGTATCACGAACCAACTTCAGAAGTTAGAACCATAACTTATTAGAGCTCAAATCAGATACTGTTGGGATCTGAAACCTGCCTCCATGGACCTTTTGTCCTGGCTATAGAATTGAGCAAACGAAAAGAGAAGATGTAATGATTTTTAAACAACGGGAATCAGTGTCTTGATTTCGTTGCAGTTGTTACCTGTGCAATTGTCATAAGCAACGGTTCGTGACATAACTGATAGACTGGGTAGGAGCAGCATGGTTCGTTAACTCGTTATTGACAATTTCAATCAGTATGTTTACCAGTATGAAAAAAGTATGTTCAAGATTTTAGACAATTTCAATCAGTATGTTTACCAGTATGAACCTGTGCAAACAATGTGCACATCCTCAGTTATTTTGAAGTTATTCTAATCTCGTACACACAAAAATTTGCAATTATTGATCTACTGCTGGATTCTGGAATTTGGATTTATTTTATTGAGGCAAATTGGATTCGGATAGAAGGGCTATGCGATTCTCATACATGGTTCTAACTTCTAAGTGTTGGTTTTAGTACTTTTGCCCCCTGTAATTGAAGGGGAAGAAACTGATGATTtacctttttttcattttttatatGTTACCTCATATTAACATTCTCTTTATTACTAAAACCTGTACTAGGTACCTCAACGACTTTATAAATTGGATGAACTTAAGCTAAATGGGATTGATACTTCTGCTTTCCTATCGCCCGTGGATCTGACATTGGGATCAATCGAGAGAAATCTCCAAATTGCTGCAGTTCTCGGAGGGCTTTCTATATCAGCTGCATTAGAGATTTCTCAGCTCCAAATCCTGTTTCTTGTACTAGGTCTATTGTCTTTGTGGTCTGTGGACTTTGTGAGTAATCTGCCACTTTCtttaatttgaaaaaaaattatcatcTGACTTATTGAAAGATACAGGTCTGCATTACTGTTCTTAATTAATCATAATATATTCAACTTCAGTACAATATTTaattttctactccctccgtttcaaattataggtcgttttgagttctctagattcatagattttattatgcatctagacatacactatatctaagtgcataggaaaaactatgcacctaaaaaagccaaaatgacctacaatttgggatggaggaagtataatATATATCCTATAGGTTCTATGATTGTACTGTGATCTGCCTAGTACCTGAACAATTTAGGAGCTTATTGGAGCCAGATTTGGTTCATAACATTCTGTTCATGCAACCATTATACTTCTATCATCTGGTTGCTATTGTGATTTTACAGGACTTTCCAATTTGATACATAATACATCAATGCCATGTTACAGATCTCAATAGAAATACTTTTTATTGATTTCTTCAGAAAATGTTGAGTCATCTATCATTCTGATAAGACATAACTCCGCTTTAGCATTAGATTTGTCCAGCTATGTTCTTTTTGGCTTGATAATacaaatatatattatttcttaGCTTGTTCAATCTTTGAGCTAATCATACTTGTAGTTCCGACATTGATCCATTAATTATGTGCGTCCACCACCTAGATGCTTATCTATTAATTTTCTGATATTATTTATCTAAACAGTGATCTTCCAATGAGCCTCTCTGTCTTGAACTTACCCAACTACAGCTTTCTAGGTATATTTTGGTGGAGGGGTGAGAAACTTGATTCTTGACACAATTGGACACTATCTTAGCCAGAAGTATCACAACAGAGTTATTCAGGTGACTCTACACTCTGTACTGCTTTGTCAGGCATGGGTCTTGAATACAGTCTTGGAAGTTGCTTTGACTTGATAAACAGGTGAAGTTGGTAATTTATAGATTGAAAGGAAAATGATCTCAACATTTACGTGCCTCATACATTTGTAGCAATGCAGCTACCGTTATTTATTCATTTAGTAAATGCTGTGGTTAACCACTATGAGTTATGTTGCTTGATATCTAAATAGGCCTATGGCATGTAACTTTTCTTTCCTACATGGCCGAAGTGACATAACGGTATTATGGACTTAGAATTTGGAGGAACATTGGAGGGATTTTGGATGAGAGTTGATAGCCTTTATCTGCCACCTTTAGGGCTTGCTAGCCATGGACCATAACAGGTAGTTGTCTAAATTTGGCAGGTGTGCAATTGTTACTGGATACATCTTTAGGATGGGGTACTTTGTTTCGCTCAGTTTGATTGTTCCTTCTTTACAGTTTCTGAAAAAACTGGTGTCCTTTTCCTTAGGCTCAGTTTGGTGATTCCTGCTTTTGAGGTTCTGAGAAAAGATCTTTTCTTACTTTTAATACTGCTTGTGTACCAAAATTTGAGATAATATGAACTGAAAAAGGGAACAACGTTTAAGCAGGatgacacaaaaaaaaaaacatgatttaAACCTGGTTGTTCGGTTGGAATTCAGAACAGACAGTAAAATTTCAAATCTTCACTTTCTCCCTTTTCCATACTCAGTGCTTTTCTATGAATGTATAGAAGTTCAGGAATTGATATCATTATCATGTACAGCATGAAGCTGGTCACTTCCTGATAGCATACTTGCTTGGTGTGCTTCCAAAAGGATATACAATTACAAGCTTGGATACACTTATCAAGCAAGGATCGCTTAACGTTCAAGCTGGAACAGCTTTTGTGGACTATGAGTTCCTTGAAGAGGTTagttctactaattttttttaaaaaataatcttcAAATTCTTGGGCAAGTAATTCACTAGAAGACAAAACACCTTCCACTGGTTTCTATCTGAATGTGTTGAGATTTCTATTGATAAGTAAACATATACCGTTCAAATGATAGGCTGAAGGGTGCTTAGCTTCTTCCTCCAGTCAAGTTTTTCATGAACATCCATCAAGGGTGAAGAAAGTAGACGAGATTACCTGCATCAGTTGAATGATTATTCAATACTCTTGGCTGGCAAATTGCTTTTATGCGAACAGAAAAATATAAACACCTAGTCTTACCAATTATAACAATTGTGTGACACGCTATACCTGTTATACTTTGGAAATTCATATTActagtaattcattttgtgcgGTTAAGTTACTGTTATATATCTTTATAAAAATATAAGAACTGCAAAGGTGTTGTATAATTTCTAGCCTAATGGTTGTCTTTTTTGCTTTCAGATCAATACAGGCAAGCTATCTGCCACGGTGAGGGTTTCTATAAACCTTTGTTTCGTACAAAGCAGGTAGAACCCACTATAGTATGTGTGATTCATGATGCTCCAGGATCCACTCTCAAATGTCATCAATATAAGAGCTACAAAAGGTCGACATATCCTGATGAAATTAGTGTTAAACTATTTGACAATGATTCAGGAAGAAACTGTTGTTGAACTATTAACAACTACAAAATGGTAAAGTGGAACCGAATTATTGATTTCAGCAAATCTAAAGACAAGTATTAGAACTGTTGCATATACCTTGAATCTGAGTCCCTTAATGTTTAGTGTTTGTGTTAAATATGGATTATTTCATTGCCACTTCAATGTTTGCGATGTCACTGAGAATTGTTTCTTCTGGCAGATGTTGAACAAGTTTTCATGCATAGCACTAGCTGGAATCGCAACAGAGTATCTTCTGTATGGAGTTGCAGAAGGAGGATTAGCTGACATCAACAAGGTCTGTACAGTAAGCATGAATTACTTCTACTTGATTTTATAGACATCATATCTCACGTTACTTCCTGTTTCTTTTTAAGCTTGATGGTTTGCTCAAGAGTTTGGGTTTCACCCAGAAGAAAGCTGATTCACAGGTGAGATGGGCTGTGCTGAATACTGTTCTCATGCTGCGGCGCCATGAAAAGGCTAGATCGCAGCTTGCAGAAGCAATGTCTTCTGGGAAGTCAGTAGGCACTTGCATCGAAGTCATAGAAGGGAATATAAACACTGACGATATTTAATACGGATGTGATTAATAGTGCATACTAATGTTCGTGGCCTCTATAGGCCGTCCATTGTATCAATGGGCATCTAGGTTTAGACCGTCATCAACAACAATCAAGGATAATAAGGAGTTTATTCTACATATTAGTGTTTCTTGGTCTGCACTCAGATGATAGTGATAGAACTCAGAGGAACGAATTTGTTTTCAGCCTATAGCAAATGGGCATCACTTGTGCACTTTTCATCTGAAACTCAAAAAATATTGAAAAACAATAATATAGGATTCATCACCGAGAAATTAAAATAAAAGTTAAGAATATGCAGAAACCGTAGTAAAATTAATCATTTATGAAGATATATAGCATAAAAATCACCAAAACATGATTTACCGAAAGCAAACTATTTCCGTCCATGGTTTCTGAGCCAAAGAAGTGGAAGGTGAACATTTGCTTTTAGTTATTCCACCTGTTTTATATCAGTCAGCAAACAACTTTTAACGGGATTTCGCTACAACATTTCACAGCATTACGATTATGTACAGAGCGTGAACCATATACCCACATCCAAAGTTCACCCCTCGAACAATTCCTGCAACTGTGACTCCAGTTGCTTAATGCTGTACCTCGCAGTCGCAGATTTCTGCTGCTTCTCCGAGTAGTTCTCCATATGCATTCGGTACTCTGGGATAACCTTCTGAAATATTGCCTCCCGCAGCTTTTGTCGGATCAGAGGATCAGTAATTTTCCAAGTCTTCTGCACACGGTAGGTCATCTCGAAAGATGAAGTGAACTTATCAAACAACTGATGGGGCCACAAGATCTCTGGGACTCGGGTCCGTTTCTGGAAACAAGACATAACAGGTGTCCATGAAGCATCCACATATCCTGTAATGAACAAGTTGAGTTGGTCATGGCGCTGCAATAACCATCCTTCTCCTAGGATAGGTCCCAAATCTTTATCTTTGTTCGCTTCTTGGAGCATGAAGTGTACATTGTTCAGAAGGAACATCTGTTGCTGCCCTTGGAGCTGCAAACCTCTTGAGTTCATATCCAACATAAACTCCAAAGATGAGATCAGCTGCTCAACCAGTTCATGGAATGCTTTCAGATCATCCTTCAGCATTAGACAGACTGTGTTCTTTTGTTGAACCAGCATTCGCATATGATCCATGATATGCCTTGTTGAATGATGGACGCCAGTGTCCGAGATGACCAAAAGTTGCGATCTCACCAGACTGTTTTGCTCAACAGATAGCTTGACAAACATGTCCGACAATCTGTGGATGAGCCCTTCGCCTTCTGCAAGAATGAACTCCTTACTTTGACCCGTGAACAATGCTAAGATTGTTGGCATGGCATAATTCAGTGCTTGGTACATCATTACCATATTTACCATTTTGGACAGATCAGGTTTAAGTGTTGAATAGGTATCCTTGTAGACTGAATCAATTGATGCGCTAGCTGCTTTAAGCAACTTCATGACAGATTGCTTTGCAATTGCTAAGAAATAATCCTCCTTGAGTCTATTGAAGTAACCAAGATCCTGTCCATTCAATTGTTTTTGTATCTCACCGAGAAAACCAACCATAATGTGCATCGCCGTTGTCCAGATCTTCAGTAGAATTTCTTTGGATTCTTCCTTGTGACCGCCCAAAATGTTATGGATGTCAAGGATTTCAACATAACTGTTGTACATTTGTTAAAACCATTCCTAAGTAGTGTTTAATTTGATACTGAAGAAACTAGAATACTTGGATGATATCTAACAAAATATATATAGCATATCGATGCATGAGTTCACGACTGATGATGAttgctccctccatcccaaattataagttatgtatctagatatagtctATATCTAAGTACATGTGTAAACCTATGTACCTAGAAACGTTATGTCTAAGTGCATATGTAAACCTATGTACCTAGAAACGTCAAAACAAATAATAAtttaggatagagggagtattaaactatcttactattactaattgaaggTTACTTTTGTAGGCTAAAACACCTGTGTGTTTCATCGTAGTAACTAAAAGCTATAGTCCAAGATCTAGAATGTATATTTCTAAAAACATATGAAAAAGAGAGCTATGAATAAAATGTACAATAAATACTATATTCAACTTAACACGCAAGAAAAAATCAACAATTAAGTAGATCAAGATTAGAAGAGAAAATCTTGATTCATTTAAGTCAGATACATGGGGTGCAATGAGGGCTGAAATAACACAAGATAACGTTTCAATTAAACACAAGGAAAAATATCGATATAGATGGAAAATCATATAGAGTAATCGGTACCCAAAAATTTTTTTAGGAAAGTAACCAAATTTTATTAGAGTACCTATATAGGTATTGTGTTTGAAAACTGAACAAAAGGGTAGTAAAATAAGCAATTTTTAGTTAGTCATGGGTTGCAAGATTTATTCTTCTATATCATAAGACTCTAGCCTATGCAAGAgtacgggttgatggactaaaCACACACCTGGCAAGTTGAGCGGATTGTCGTTCGATTGCTCGTCGGAGCATCTTTTCATATCCGCCCTCGATAATGATGCCTGCAATGTTGTTGAGGATGGACAACAACTTGCGGTCGATAAAATCCATGCGTGAGAACGCCTTATCACTTCGTACTGACATGTCCTCACTTAGAGCAGAGTAGATGTTGAAGCTGGCCTCATTTGAGCTGCCACTAGTGCCAGTGAAGGAATCAGAGGAGCTCGGCCATGAGGCTGCCGAGTCAGAGTTAGAACCACTGCTGCAGCTGCGTCTAACGGATTCCCAGATGGATGCAGACGAGAAGCCCAGGTGATCTCTCAGTACGTCaagtctccagatcttgagatTGCAGAACTCCATGGCGAGGGCAGACATGGCTATCTTGAGGTTGCTACATGGTGGCTGATCGCTACTTGGTCAAGTAGTGGTCACCGAAAAAGGAAATTATACTTCTTCATTTaattaaaattataaaaatattggTTTAAAAAGCCTGTAAAAATGTTGAGTTAACAAGCAAGTACTGAATAATCAATATTTCTTGTGAAATTGTTGAATCAATAAACCATATAAAACAGTTGAATTACTAAAGGTGTTAGAATCAACAAATTTATAAAAAGTATTGAATCAGCAAATTCGGTAAAGTAAAAATAATAGAGTCAACAAAAATAGACGTGGGAATAAAATCCCAAAATGGAAATATG
This window encodes:
- the LOC101776912 gene encoding uncharacterized protein LOC101776912 isoform X2, which produces MSTRLGGAPCGCFGFTRLPLPAARLRLPPARAADTSASQSPARLRGVLEQVDEALSKGNDEAALFLVHGSQGEDGGLRGFGAARQVYFGGGVRNLILDTIGHYLSQKYHNRVIQHEAGHFLIAYLLGVLPKGYTITSLDTLIKQGSLNVQAGTAFVDYEFLEEINTGKLSATMLNKFSCIALAGIATEYLLYGVAEGGLADINKLDGLLKSLGFTQKKADSQVRWAVLNTVLMLRRHEKARSQLAEAMSSGKSVGTCIEVIEGNINTDDI
- the LOC101776912 gene encoding uncharacterized protein LOC101776912 isoform X1, which encodes MSTRLGGAPCGCFGFTRLPLPAARLRLPPARAADTSASQSPARLRGVLEQVDEALSKGNDEAALFLVHGSQGEDGGLRGFGAARQVPQRLYKLDELKLNGIDTSAFLSPVDLTLGSIERNLQIAAVLGGLSISAALEISQLQILFLVLGLLSLWSVDFVYFGGGVRNLILDTIGHYLSQKYHNRVIQHEAGHFLIAYLLGVLPKGYTITSLDTLIKQGSLNVQAGTAFVDYEFLEEINTGKLSATMLNKFSCIALAGIATEYLLYGVAEGGLADINKLDGLLKSLGFTQKKADSQVRWAVLNTVLMLRRHEKARSQLAEAMSSGKSVGTCIEVIEGNINTDDI
- the LOC101776508 gene encoding exocyst complex component EXO70A1, whose amino-acid sequence is MDVSRAPRLRAAGGRPRHRSKTCKRADLIIRNSDESLRGDACVLSGWLPAASLRDQEGRVHGGHPSSARAIAPISTRTDGRRKLNTGPGASPVEPDPDEPLRGDACVGGGWLAAVSLGDTQGQGRVHGGSTMSPFFTSSSAPSPSSDQPPCSNLKIAMSALAMEFCNLKIWRLDVLRDHLGFSSASIWESVRRSCSSGSNSDSAASWPSSSDSFTGTSGSSNEASFNIYSALSEDMSVRSDKAFSRMDFIDRKLLSILNNIAGIIIEGGYEKMLRRAIERQSAQLASYVEILDIHNILGGHKEESKEILLKIWTTAMHIMVGFLGEIQKQLNGQDLGYFNRLKEDYFLAIAKQSVMKLLKAASASIDSVYKDTYSTLKPDLSKMVNMVMMYQALNYAMPTILALFTGQSKEFILAEGEGLIHRLSDMFVKLSVEQNSLVRSQLLVISDTGVHHSTRHIMDHMRMLVQQKNTVCLMLKDDLKAFHELVEQLISSLEFMLDMNSRGLQLQGQQQMFLLNNVHFMLQEANKDKDLGPILGEGWLLQRHDQLNLFITGYVDASWTPVMSCFQKRTRVPEILWPHQLFDKFTSSFEMTYRVQKTWKITDPLIRQKLREAIFQKVIPEYRMHMENYSEKQQKSATARYSIKQLESQLQELFEG